The nucleotide sequence tgattcCTCGTTATTCTTACAACAACACCATAgcgacacaatatatattctggtatatgtggatgacatcattgtcATAGGCATCAACCCTATAGAAATCCAATTGTTCATCGAACagttggcagctcgattctcgctcaaagatctaggaccccTAAATTATTTTTTGGGTGTCGAGGCtacattcacatcttccggtctctttctatcataaagaaaaatacatttaagATTTATTATCCAAAATAAACATGTTGGACGCAAATGTGGTTACCACTCCTCTATCTACTAGtagctctctcaaattatctgatggaagtcctactacggaacccactcaatacagaCAAGTCGTTGGTTccctacagtacttagctctcacctatCCCGACATctcagtcaacaaattatcacagtttatgcagaggCCGTCTACTATACACTGGTCTGCAGTTAAACgaattctacgatatcttaagagGACctttaatcatggtctctttattcgtaaacactctccacttcagctTCATACTTTTACCGATGCTAATTAAGCaggcaactttgatgatagaatatccacaTCAAGGTATATTATCTTCCGTGGCACTAATCCAATCATTTAaaattctaagaagcaaaagatagttgcACGGCCTACAATAGAAGCTAAATACCGTGTCATTGCCACTGCCACTATAGAACTCAATTgagtcacaaatctgctcaagaaaCTCAATATTAAtgccactcctataatatattatgataataacgAAGCTACCTATCTGTACgctaatccggtgttccactcccatatgaaacatattgctattaaCTTCCATTTTGTGAGAGATCAAGTTGTCTGTCGTCAACTACGAGTTTCTCATGTCCATTTGACAGATcagttagccgactcactcacgaaACCTCTCGCTCGTGTATTTTTTATATTGCAATGATCCAAGATTAgtgtccttgataggagcaccatcttgtgggggcatgatagcagataagatatcctcaactatataagaaaatctctctactctgttgaggaaaatcctctattctgatgagggaaatcctccctcctaatctgaataaatagaagagggacatgttaatgcattcaagcttctTTAGTAATTTCCTTTCTATCTCTTTTCTAACATTTATAGGCTATTCATCTATAGCCTACATGTGTTGCATGAGTCCATTCATTCGTCAAGCTCAATTATACATAACATAATGTAAATACCGAGATGTCAAACTTCACATTCCACGTCGTGTCCACAACAGTCCAAACTGATCTTAATGTGAATATTAATGCAAGTTCTTAGCTGggagtcttatatatatatatatatatatatatatatatatatatatatatatatatatatatatatatatatatatatatatatatatatatatatatatatatatatatatatatatatatatatatatatattatcattaaaaAGGGCCTTGCCTTGACTTGTGAATCATTTTGAATTTCGAGCTTGTACCTTCTCAACATCCATAATTTTACACCAATACTTACGATGATACTTTTTTTGTTGTATcattatttatacatttatattttatcttatgtgAAATGttacataaaaatataattaatacacATCATATAGACTCATATATGAGTATTAAGGAAATATTTATGGGTGaaatgatttgaaaaaaaaaaaaataataatatattggttAACTTATAATGAATCATgataaatttaagttttttttagttGAATTGATCTCAATCTCATGAATGTTAATCATCCTAACCAACTGAAACACATTATCAGtttaaaaattatcaacaaaAGAACTATATgtcttaataaatttaatttggaTTGAATTATTGTcaaatctaaatataaatattaatcaattTGACTTAAACGTACCATTATTCAATTTTCTAACTTAGTATCAGATAGTTATTCTAAATGagtgaaaattttataaaaatatatgcagctgaatagataatatattatctttaatTCATAATTTAATAAACTTACATCTTTGGATTGAATTAATGTTCAATCTTATATATATTACATGATTAATTTGACTCATTAGTAGGTTTTTATATTGTAAATCAAGAGACAACTCTTTACGAGCTTCTATCATTCACAAAAGCTTCATGAGTTTTATCTCCGATACTACTCAAGAAATGAAGTAATTAATtctcatttaatttaaaaataaaattaatgttGCAACGATGCATCATGTCCATCATTTTTCGTGCGAACACACATGCCCATGGTCATGCAAAAGTTTCAGGCACACTTTATCTCGTGCGAGCTTCCTTTTGCTAAAGGGTTGAAGAAGCTTCCTTTTCCCAAGTAGTGGGCCTCGCGCCTATCGATACCCTGTGCCATCTCTATCAATCCCTTTACATCCTCTTGTTTTTTTAGTTTTCTTCCTCACTCTTCAAGATACCTTTGCTCGAACACAAGCAAACCATGTCACCTCATCCGATCTTAGCCAAGTCTTCTTAgttccaaagagagagagagaaaagagggaaGGAAAGCCTCTCACCATTAGAGATGTGGAATAGTATAGGTAATTTGGAATCGTGGTATGTCATCCTCTAAGGAACGGTTGAGATATTTATAAGCTATTCATCTATAGCCTACATGCGTTGCATGAGACCATCCATTGGTCAAGCTCAATTATACGTGGCATCCTGGTAATATCGAGAAGTAAAACTTCGTATTCCGCATCCTGTCCATGTTATTCCAAAGCTGGTCTTAATGTGAATATTAACACAAGTCCTAGGAGTCttaaaaaaactatatatatgtatatatatatatatatatatatatatatatatatatatatatatatgtatatatgtatgtatatatgtatatacatatatatgtatatatgtatatgtatatgtatatatatacatatatacatatatatacatatacatatatacatatatatatatatatgtatatatatgtgactttatttattttattcaaactggacctttatttattttattcatgataACCTCCAACTTTGACTACAAGGAGGAGACGGAGGGAGTACGATGACAGTAACAGTTCATTTTAGTTCATTTATTATGGAGTCCAAGTATCAGCAAGACTCATTTATTGAAGCAGCAGTATCAGTCCAAGGGGTCTAGTTCGGTGCCAGGTAAACTCCGATGGCCTCAATCATTTCGCCCGCACGTCCAAAGAAGCCAATGATCTTACCCGAGACTAGCGGAACGGAGAAAGGTATTCCGCCACTGGAGCCGAAAGGTCCATAGCTGTCCTTGTTGGTCCTCAGCGTCAGGTTCCTCACCAGAGTTAATCCCCACATCGTATCCACAGACCCCTCGACGCCCACAAGATACTCGTCCTCTTGCAGAGAAATCTGAACAACGACACTTTTCTGTCATTGAGGTACAACCAATCGATAATGTTAATTAGGAGGAAGATGACGAAGTGGACGAACCACGTAGGGTTTGAAATCGATGCTGCCGAAGTGCTTGGTCTCCGTCTGATCATTACGGATGAAGGTGATCACGATGGCGTCGATGGCCTCTACGGCGCCAATCTTGATTTCGGTGATGCGGTCGGCAGCCCCCATGTCCCATTCAGACCCTCCGTTGCCACCCCACAGCCCCACCTTGATCTCTCCCGCCTGCACGCATGCACGACACCATCACGTTATATACCACCATGCATCAAAACCTTGCACAGCAGGAAATGGATCAAGAGAAAGAACCATTTGCATGTAGATATGGATGTGTGTgtggacaagaagaagaagatgatgacgatgatgatgcacGTCCTTCCTCTGGGACCTATATTACATTGGCGGGCCCATAACCATCTTCCTCAAATAAAACGTTAAACGTGTAGTACCTACGTAAACGTGAAACTCGTGATCGCTACCTACACAAGTGCAACAACACAGTGCATGCAAATAAACGCCATTACGTTATAAACCATGCATCGAACCTTACACAGTGCAACAACACAGACACAATTTGCACAGCAAGAATGTATAAAGAGAACGAACGACGTCACGGAGGCAAAGCCTCCTCTCTCACCATTTGCAGACTCCTTTCTTTTGCACAGGAAGAAACTTAGGGAAGACGGTGGATGCTGCACGTCCTCCCTCTGGGAAGAGGATGGGGGTATTTGTAGCCCTCCAAGGTTAACATGTGCCTACATAAACGTGAATCTCGTGATCGACCCACATCAGGTTCTGCAAGCGATGAAGTCAAAAGAAACACCTACAAGGGCTGAATTGGAGATGATGATCCCTCTCCATCTCATCCTTCGTAACACTTGGGTGTCGGCCAAGGATGGAAGCTGAGGTACGTAAACGTGAATCTCATGGTCATCTTAGCCATCTCACGTTGGATGGCTTGGCAAGCATCTACGTCGCATATGTCCTTCCATGGCGGAAATGCTAAGCTGCACATTCTGCATGCAGAACCTTAAAGACTTGTGAGCGTACGAAAGTTTGGTGTATGGCTGCCAATCTTCACTCAAAGGGCCTGAACGTAGCATATAATGCATACTCCCTTCCCTTGTGCTCGTTCGGTCGACGGTACAGCTTTTAAGTGGTTTATTGGAATGGATGTCAGAATATAGCTTCATAGTTTACATCACCATTATTTATATTATCAAAAGAGTGTAATTTTTTCATTTCCAATCgtaatcatttaatttttttttcttcctgctTTCTTTCTGATTAAGATTAATTAGTCTATAATCCTACCTACTTTTCTTATGAGTAAAAAATCACAGGATCTCgaaaacatacataaatataatttttttaatttaaatcaacTCTCTTGATGTAAATATAAGGCACATAACatggtaattttttatttttttcattcttttcttttttcttgttgtttTTTATTTCTCCTTATAATGCACCAACAGCAATCcaaccccccttttttttttctcccagtTGGTGCCTtctttcgattttttttttcttccattcttttctttCACCGTTTTTTATTTATCCATATAACGCAGCAACAACAAcccacattttttttttcttatttctttgcacttttttttttcttctggttgGTGTCTTTCTTAGGTTTTCCCCCATATATTGGGTTGTATATCCATTTTAGATTTTAATTGTTTTTTGCTTTCattctttcattcttttttttttttttttgcttctccttATAACGTACCAACAACAAATATATATTTCCgcttataattttagattttatattatcTTCATAGGTTACTTACTAAATATACATAGTTTTATCCTCTCAAACATATATATGAAGTAATTATAGTTtttattcattttaaaaatatgatCAGGAACGTTTTTAAGTCTAttattaaaatagtttactctgatggAGGAGGTAAATATTAAGCTCTAACAATTAATCGCATATCATGTGCTATATAATATCTCAAGTCATCATCGCACATATCTCAATTATTTGACTTTGTTGAACGAAAGCATCGACATATAATCGAAACTGATATTATCCTCCTACACTAAGCCtccatgtcatcaaccatttggtCAGCAGCCTTTCAAATTACAATCCACATCATTAACTATATACTCAACCTAATCCTACAACaccaatcataatttttaagactATTTCATAACAACCTCGAAAcctttaaaaacttaaaatatttgattgtttatgttatccctaGCTCTATACTTCACACAAGTTAACACCAAGATCTAGGTCGTGCATCTTAATCAAGTGTAAGTGAATCTTTCAAATTAAGCGAAACTCAGATGGATCCATTGCTAATACGAAGAACATCTAATAACTAAAGGGTTTCACCAATGAGCATGTGTTGATTTTATGAAGATCTTTAATCCAATTATTAAACCAATGATAATTTGACTCGTCCTTAGTATGATTATCACTTAAGGATGGCATGCACGCTAATTTAATGTTAACATTGCTTTCTTGCAAGAGATTTTAACTGAAATGTATTTAAGGACCACTTCTTAACTTAATTTACCCTCAATATCTAAACCAAGTATGTAAACTATAGAAAGCTTTTTATGGACTTTGCTGAACTCCAAAACTTGTTATACCATATATGGCTTACTTTTGCTCTtagccaattttgtcaaatccaaatccaatagcTCTTTATTTGTATGATAATAAAAGAGATATACTATATATCCACTAGTTTATGTAGATAATATTATCATCAATGATAATAATTCCATGGATATCAAGCAATTTCTTAAATAATTGATAGATCAATTCTTCATCAAACACTTAGGAATCTTCAGTTATTTTTTGAGAATGAGAGTAACGTTCACAAAAAAAATACCTTCCACATCTAGCATCACTTGATTATTTCATTTTCACTGCGTGCCGTTTAGAACTTTTGACTGCATCTCATGATCGAATGCTTGTGGCAAACATTTGGATATGAGGTtatgagaaaggaaaaaaaaaaaaaaaacggttACTCTGGCTTTTACATGATCACTTTTGGGAGGATAATTATTTTACACGAAATGATGCAATGGCAGATGGAAACCCAACTCCAGAATATTTTGTACACCATCTCATTCATCTATAGAATTCAAAAGACATCCAAAAGAACTGTCGGCAAGATAATATTAATCTAAATGATTGGGTGAGATGTGTTCCACTTTATCTATGACTGTCAtatataaaaaacaaagaaagtcTCTTGATGCAGAAACATGACCTTTCTTATTTGTTTGAGTAAAAGGCTGTTGTTTTGTGCATGACACAAGTTGTATTATAAACTCAAAACCCAATACATCCAGAAGAAAATTATCCTAAAATCAACTATTTTGAAGTCCTAAATATTATGGAAAGTTATGGAGTGGATGACATTCATAATGTTGCTCTGATTTTTTCTTCTCCTGTTGATACTTGACACCATGTTTTGAATAGAAATTTCTTCAAGAGATGTGTGTGAGCTTTGATGGTAATGCTGTATGAAGATTCCAAGAACCTTGAGAAGGTCATCATTGTTGTCAAATCACATAATTGAGCGATCCATGGAACCAGAAAGTGGATCTGTTCCACCCAAAAATAATTTGGTACAAGGAGAGGATAAATGCGTGTGCACATAATAGTGTGTGGTGAGGAAGATGACTTGTGATTTGAGCATGCATTTTTAAGCCAACTTGACTGGGTAAGAGCTGAAATTGATGGTTGCTTATGAGAGATGGCCAATTGAATTCCGAAGCCAAGAATTGCTTTCCTATCAGTTCATCCATAACAGGCCAAACTAAGGATTGTTTGTGGTAGGCCACTCCAGCTCATGAAATAGTGAACACTGAAGGAGAAGGCACTGTTTGATTTGTCCTTCATAAAGCTGAAAAACAAACTGCAGGATTCTTTCAATTATGGAGGTTTTCACTCGTCCTCGGTTAAGGATTGGAGTTCAGAAACTTAGTCTTATCCTTCCATTCATTAGATTGTTTTTGatccaaaacttcttttcttttatgaattatAAGAAAAAGTAACTCTGCAGGATTCAACTATTCAAAAGAGCACTGTTTTTTTTGGTACACTTCCATTTTTTTCAGCTAACCTCTGGTACATATAGAAATCTGTGTATTCTATGAAAGAATGCTGAAGAACGTTGAAACACAAGTTGAAGAAGATGAATAAAAAGTAAAGAAGATGTCTACCTGATCAAAACTATGCTGATCTAGAAACTATGAAGGGTTACTATTTCTGATTAATAGGTCATAGTCAACTTGGGATAGCTAAGGGGAAGTTTGACTCAAAGAAAACCTTggaatatgttatattaaaagaTGCGGTCCGATAAGTTAGTGcactatctcctaaggaatcatagtatttcttttctattagaatatatatatatatatatatatatatatatatatatatatatatatatatatatatatatatatatatatatatatatatcattagaaTCCAATTAAGCGGAATCCTGACAAGTCcattgctcgatataaagcatgattagtagccaaagagtctcatcaatgacctggagttgacttcacagagacttttagtcctatagttaaacccataataattcggcttattctaagtttggtctTCTCCAGAGGCTGGCACTTACGACAAttggacgttaacaatgcctttttacgggGGACTCTAATTAAAGatatctttatgcagcaaccccttggctttgttcatcaccagtatccgagacatgtctacaaattacaaaaagccatttattgactctgtcaagctccaagagattggtatactgaacttggatcgttttttatatcaattggcttcatcaactccaagtctgatacctctttattcctacgacaaAAACTTGGAAATACAATATATCAtctagtatatgtagatgatatcattgttacaggcaatgatcccttggagattcaGATATTTTTAAAGTAATTGGCTGattgattctccctcaaagatttaggacccttgagtTACTTTCTGGGAATGAAAGCGacatttacatcctcaggtctcctcctctcacagagaaagtatattgaagacttattatcaaaaacaaatatgcaggatgcgaaagaattTGCTACTCCTCTCTTTACtaatgaatcactcaaattatgtgatggcagcctTACCACGGACtgaactcaataccgacaagtacttggctccttacagtacttagcaCTCAACCGTCCAAATAtctcatttgtagtcaataaattatcttaatacatgcaccagccttctgctatgcattggtctacaGTTAAACGAAttttacgatatcttaaagggacccttaattatggtctctttctccgcaaaaccactcaacttcatctccatgcctttgctgatgttgattgggcaggaaactttaatgatagaacctccacgtcagggta is from Musa acuminata AAA Group cultivar baxijiao chromosome BXJ3-8, Cavendish_Baxijiao_AAA, whole genome shotgun sequence and encodes:
- the LOC135645495 gene encoding protein GOS9-like; translation: MAGEIKVGLWGGNGGSEWDMGAADRITEIKIGAVEAIDAIVITFIRNDQTETKHFGSIDFKPYVISLQEDEYLVGVEGSVDTMWGLTLVRNLTLRTNKDSYGPFGSSGGIPFSVPLVSGKIIGFFGRAGEMIEAIGVYLAPN